A region from the Triticum aestivum cultivar Chinese Spring chromosome 3D, IWGSC CS RefSeq v2.1, whole genome shotgun sequence genome encodes:
- the LOC123078410 gene encoding casein kinase 1-like protein 1 isoform X1: MEPRVGNKYRLGRKLGSGSFGEIYLGTNVQTNEEVAIKLENVKTKHPQLLYESKLYRVLQGGTGISNVKWFGVEGDYNVLVMDVLGPSLEDLFSFCNRKLSLKTVLMLADQMINRVEFIHSKSFLHRDIKPDNFLMGLGKRANQVYMIDFGLAKKYRDTSTHQHIPYRENKNLTGTARYASVSTHLGIEQSRRDDMESLGYVLMYFLRGRLVMQLQFVLFLCHLVCSNSSPVTSLPWQGLKAGTKKQKYEKISERKVATSIEALCRGYPSEFQSFFHYCRSLRFEDSPDYQYLKRLFRDLFIREGFQFDYVFDWTILKYQQSQMTSVPRRAIPAAAGQSSGMAPIASNNRLSATEEGRRSGWSDDPTRRQVPPTGINAGSLSKQKSPVRPDVSAPKEAVLSSSTFLGRSGVSSRRPAVSSSRDLPSSEAEPSRSRAPDVSPGTFQRNSAPRRTSQTLDYSDPRHKSNSNNYESTIRGIRGLNFNANDRIHY; encoded by the exons ATGGAGCCGCGCGTGGGTAACAAGTACCGCCTCGGCCGCAAGCTCGGCAGCGGCTCGTTCGGGGAGATCTACCTCG GTACTAACGTGCAGACCAACGAGGAGGTCGCGATTAAGCTT GAAAATGTGAAGACAAAGCATCCTCAGTTGCTGTATGAGTCAAAGTTGTACAGGGTACTGCAGGGCGGAA CTGGGATTTCAAATGTCAAGTGGTTTGGTGTTGAGGGTGACTACAATGTTCTTGTTATGGATGTGTTGGGGCCAAGCCTTGAAGATCTTTTCAGCTTTTGCAACAGAAAACTGTCGCTCAAAACTGTTCTGATGCTTGCTGATCAAATG ATCAACCGAGTTGAATTTATACATTCAAAGTCCTTCTTGCATCGAGATATAAAGCCAGACAATTTTCTCATGGGCCTTGGAAAGAGAGCAAATCAG GTATATATGATTGACTTTGGACTGGCAAAGAAATACAGGGACACGTCAACACACCAGCACATTCCATACCG GGAGAACAAAAATTTGACTGGGACAGCTCGATATGCGAGTGTAAGCACCCATCTCGGAATTG AACAAAGCAGAAGGGATGACATGGAGTCTCTTGGATATGTACTCATGTACTTCTTGAGAGGAAGGTTGGTTATGCAGCTTCAGTTTGTTCTATTTTTATGTCATCTGGTGTGTTCTAACAGCTCCCCTGTTACCAGTCTCCCATGGCAGGGTTTAAAAGCCGGTACGAAGAAACAGAAGTATGAGAAAATCAGTGAACGGAAGGTTGCCACTTCAATTGAG GCTTTGTGTCGTGGATACCCTTCTGAATTTCAGTCATTCTTCCATTACTGCCGCTCACTGCGTTTTGAAGACAGTCCAGACTATCAATATCTGAAGAGATTGTTCAGAGATCTTTTTATTCGAGAGG GATTCCAGTTTGATTATGTTTTTGACTGGACCATTCTTAAATACCAGCAGTCACAAATGACCAGTGTTCCACGACGGGCTATT CCCGCTGCCGCAGGACAAAGCTCGGGGATGGCTCCAATTGCAAGTAATAATAGACTGTCAG CCACCGAAGAGGGAAGAAGAAGTGGGTGGTCAGATGATCCTACACGACGTCAGGTTCCACCTACAGGAATAAATGCAGGCAGCTTATCGAAACAGAAGTCACCAGTTAGACCAGATGTGTCCGCACCGAAGGAAGCTGTG TTGTCCAGTTCGACTTTTTTGGGTCGGTCAGGCGTGTCCTCAAGGCGACCTGCTGTTTCTAGTAGCCGAGATTTGCCAAGCAGTGAGGCTGAACCATCGCGTAGTCGTGCACCAGACGTGAGTCCAGGGACGTTCCAGAGAAACTCAGCCCCACGGAGGACCTCACAGACGCTTGACTACTCTGACCCCAGGCACAAGTCTAACAGCAACAACTACGAGTCCACTATAAGGGGCATCCGAGGCCTAAATTTCAATGCCAACGATAGGATCCACTACTAG
- the LOC123078410 gene encoding casein kinase 1-like protein 2 isoform X3 — protein MEPRVGNKYRLGRKLGSGSFGEIYLGTNVQTNEEVAIKLENVKTKHPQLLYESKLYRVLQGGTGISNVKWFGVEGDYNVLVMDVLGPSLEDLFSFCNRKLSLKTVLMLADQMINRVEFIHSKSFLHRDIKPDNFLMGLGKRANQVYMIDFGLAKKYRDTSTHQHIPYRENKNLTGTARYASVSTHLGIEQSRRDDMESLGYVLMYFLRGRLVMQLQFVLFLCHLVCSNSSPVTSLPWQGLKAGTKKQKYEKISERKVATSIEALCRGYPSEFQSFFHYCRSLRFEDSPDYQYLKRLFRDLFIREGFQFDYVFDWTILKYQQSQMTSVPRRAIPAAAGQSSGMAPIASNNRLSATEEGRRSGWSDDPTRRQVPPTGINAGSLSKQKSPVRPDVSAPKEAVFDFFGSVRRVLKATCCF, from the exons ATGGAGCCGCGCGTGGGTAACAAGTACCGCCTCGGCCGCAAGCTCGGCAGCGGCTCGTTCGGGGAGATCTACCTCG GTACTAACGTGCAGACCAACGAGGAGGTCGCGATTAAGCTT GAAAATGTGAAGACAAAGCATCCTCAGTTGCTGTATGAGTCAAAGTTGTACAGGGTACTGCAGGGCGGAA CTGGGATTTCAAATGTCAAGTGGTTTGGTGTTGAGGGTGACTACAATGTTCTTGTTATGGATGTGTTGGGGCCAAGCCTTGAAGATCTTTTCAGCTTTTGCAACAGAAAACTGTCGCTCAAAACTGTTCTGATGCTTGCTGATCAAATG ATCAACCGAGTTGAATTTATACATTCAAAGTCCTTCTTGCATCGAGATATAAAGCCAGACAATTTTCTCATGGGCCTTGGAAAGAGAGCAAATCAG GTATATATGATTGACTTTGGACTGGCAAAGAAATACAGGGACACGTCAACACACCAGCACATTCCATACCG GGAGAACAAAAATTTGACTGGGACAGCTCGATATGCGAGTGTAAGCACCCATCTCGGAATTG AACAAAGCAGAAGGGATGACATGGAGTCTCTTGGATATGTACTCATGTACTTCTTGAGAGGAAGGTTGGTTATGCAGCTTCAGTTTGTTCTATTTTTATGTCATCTGGTGTGTTCTAACAGCTCCCCTGTTACCAGTCTCCCATGGCAGGGTTTAAAAGCCGGTACGAAGAAACAGAAGTATGAGAAAATCAGTGAACGGAAGGTTGCCACTTCAATTGAG GCTTTGTGTCGTGGATACCCTTCTGAATTTCAGTCATTCTTCCATTACTGCCGCTCACTGCGTTTTGAAGACAGTCCAGACTATCAATATCTGAAGAGATTGTTCAGAGATCTTTTTATTCGAGAGG GATTCCAGTTTGATTATGTTTTTGACTGGACCATTCTTAAATACCAGCAGTCACAAATGACCAGTGTTCCACGACGGGCTATT CCCGCTGCCGCAGGACAAAGCTCGGGGATGGCTCCAATTGCAAGTAATAATAGACTGTCAG CCACCGAAGAGGGAAGAAGAAGTGGGTGGTCAGATGATCCTACACGACGTCAGGTTCCACCTACAGGAATAAATGCAGGCAGCTTATCGAAACAGAAGTCACCAGTTAGACCAGATGTGTCCGCACCGAAGGAAGCTGTG TTCGACTTTTTTGGGTCGGTCAGGCGTGTCCTCAAGGCGACCTGCTGTTTCTAG
- the LOC123078410 gene encoding casein kinase I isoform X2 has protein sequence MEPRVGNKYRLGRKLGSGSFGEIYLGTNVQTNEEVAIKLENVKTKHPQLLYESKLYRVLQGGTGISNVKWFGVEGDYNVLVMDVLGPSLEDLFSFCNRKLSLKTVLMLADQMINRVEFIHSKSFLHRDIKPDNFLMGLGKRANQVYMIDFGLAKKYRDTSTHQHIPYRENKNLTGTARYASVSTHLGIEQSRRDDMESLGYVLMYFLRGSLPWQGLKAGTKKQKYEKISERKVATSIEALCRGYPSEFQSFFHYCRSLRFEDSPDYQYLKRLFRDLFIREGFQFDYVFDWTILKYQQSQMTSVPRRAIPAAAGQSSGMAPIASNNRLSATEEGRRSGWSDDPTRRQVPPTGINAGSLSKQKSPVRPDVSAPKEAVLSSSTFLGRSGVSSRRPAVSSSRDLPSSEAEPSRSRAPDVSPGTFQRNSAPRRTSQTLDYSDPRHKSNSNNYESTIRGIRGLNFNANDRIHY, from the exons ATGGAGCCGCGCGTGGGTAACAAGTACCGCCTCGGCCGCAAGCTCGGCAGCGGCTCGTTCGGGGAGATCTACCTCG GTACTAACGTGCAGACCAACGAGGAGGTCGCGATTAAGCTT GAAAATGTGAAGACAAAGCATCCTCAGTTGCTGTATGAGTCAAAGTTGTACAGGGTACTGCAGGGCGGAA CTGGGATTTCAAATGTCAAGTGGTTTGGTGTTGAGGGTGACTACAATGTTCTTGTTATGGATGTGTTGGGGCCAAGCCTTGAAGATCTTTTCAGCTTTTGCAACAGAAAACTGTCGCTCAAAACTGTTCTGATGCTTGCTGATCAAATG ATCAACCGAGTTGAATTTATACATTCAAAGTCCTTCTTGCATCGAGATATAAAGCCAGACAATTTTCTCATGGGCCTTGGAAAGAGAGCAAATCAG GTATATATGATTGACTTTGGACTGGCAAAGAAATACAGGGACACGTCAACACACCAGCACATTCCATACCG GGAGAACAAAAATTTGACTGGGACAGCTCGATATGCGAGTGTAAGCACCCATCTCGGAATTG AACAAAGCAGAAGGGATGACATGGAGTCTCTTGGATATGTACTCATGTACTTCTTGAGAGGAAG TCTCCCATGGCAGGGTTTAAAAGCCGGTACGAAGAAACAGAAGTATGAGAAAATCAGTGAACGGAAGGTTGCCACTTCAATTGAG GCTTTGTGTCGTGGATACCCTTCTGAATTTCAGTCATTCTTCCATTACTGCCGCTCACTGCGTTTTGAAGACAGTCCAGACTATCAATATCTGAAGAGATTGTTCAGAGATCTTTTTATTCGAGAGG GATTCCAGTTTGATTATGTTTTTGACTGGACCATTCTTAAATACCAGCAGTCACAAATGACCAGTGTTCCACGACGGGCTATT CCCGCTGCCGCAGGACAAAGCTCGGGGATGGCTCCAATTGCAAGTAATAATAGACTGTCAG CCACCGAAGAGGGAAGAAGAAGTGGGTGGTCAGATGATCCTACACGACGTCAGGTTCCACCTACAGGAATAAATGCAGGCAGCTTATCGAAACAGAAGTCACCAGTTAGACCAGATGTGTCCGCACCGAAGGAAGCTGTG TTGTCCAGTTCGACTTTTTTGGGTCGGTCAGGCGTGTCCTCAAGGCGACCTGCTGTTTCTAGTAGCCGAGATTTGCCAAGCAGTGAGGCTGAACCATCGCGTAGTCGTGCACCAGACGTGAGTCCAGGGACGTTCCAGAGAAACTCAGCCCCACGGAGGACCTCACAGACGCTTGACTACTCTGACCCCAGGCACAAGTCTAACAGCAACAACTACGAGTCCACTATAAGGGGCATCCGAGGCCTAAATTTCAATGCCAACGATAGGATCCACTACTAG
- the LOC123078410 gene encoding casein kinase 1-like protein 2 isoform X4 → MDVLGPSLEDLFSFCNRKLSLKTVLMLADQMINRVEFIHSKSFLHRDIKPDNFLMGLGKRANQVYMIDFGLAKKYRDTSTHQHIPYRENKNLTGTARYASVSTHLGIEQSRRDDMESLGYVLMYFLRGRLVMQLQFVLFLCHLVCSNSSPVTSLPWQGLKAGTKKQKYEKISERKVATSIEALCRGYPSEFQSFFHYCRSLRFEDSPDYQYLKRLFRDLFIREGFQFDYVFDWTILKYQQSQMTSVPRRAIPAAAGQSSGMAPIASNNRLSATEEGRRSGWSDDPTRRQVPPTGINAGSLSKQKSPVRPDVSAPKEAVLSSSTFLGRSGVSSRRPAVSSSRDLPSSEAEPSRSRAPDVSPGTFQRNSAPRRTSQTLDYSDPRHKSNSNNYESTIRGIRGLNFNANDRIHY, encoded by the exons ATGGATGTGTTGGGGCCAAGCCTTGAAGATCTTTTCAGCTTTTGCAACAGAAAACTGTCGCTCAAAACTGTTCTGATGCTTGCTGATCAAATG ATCAACCGAGTTGAATTTATACATTCAAAGTCCTTCTTGCATCGAGATATAAAGCCAGACAATTTTCTCATGGGCCTTGGAAAGAGAGCAAATCAG GTATATATGATTGACTTTGGACTGGCAAAGAAATACAGGGACACGTCAACACACCAGCACATTCCATACCG GGAGAACAAAAATTTGACTGGGACAGCTCGATATGCGAGTGTAAGCACCCATCTCGGAATTG AACAAAGCAGAAGGGATGACATGGAGTCTCTTGGATATGTACTCATGTACTTCTTGAGAGGAAGGTTGGTTATGCAGCTTCAGTTTGTTCTATTTTTATGTCATCTGGTGTGTTCTAACAGCTCCCCTGTTACCAGTCTCCCATGGCAGGGTTTAAAAGCCGGTACGAAGAAACAGAAGTATGAGAAAATCAGTGAACGGAAGGTTGCCACTTCAATTGAG GCTTTGTGTCGTGGATACCCTTCTGAATTTCAGTCATTCTTCCATTACTGCCGCTCACTGCGTTTTGAAGACAGTCCAGACTATCAATATCTGAAGAGATTGTTCAGAGATCTTTTTATTCGAGAGG GATTCCAGTTTGATTATGTTTTTGACTGGACCATTCTTAAATACCAGCAGTCACAAATGACCAGTGTTCCACGACGGGCTATT CCCGCTGCCGCAGGACAAAGCTCGGGGATGGCTCCAATTGCAAGTAATAATAGACTGTCAG CCACCGAAGAGGGAAGAAGAAGTGGGTGGTCAGATGATCCTACACGACGTCAGGTTCCACCTACAGGAATAAATGCAGGCAGCTTATCGAAACAGAAGTCACCAGTTAGACCAGATGTGTCCGCACCGAAGGAAGCTGTG TTGTCCAGTTCGACTTTTTTGGGTCGGTCAGGCGTGTCCTCAAGGCGACCTGCTGTTTCTAGTAGCCGAGATTTGCCAAGCAGTGAGGCTGAACCATCGCGTAGTCGTGCACCAGACGTGAGTCCAGGGACGTTCCAGAGAAACTCAGCCCCACGGAGGACCTCACAGACGCTTGACTACTCTGACCCCAGGCACAAGTCTAACAGCAACAACTACGAGTCCACTATAAGGGGCATCCGAGGCCTAAATTTCAATGCCAACGATAGGATCCACTACTAG